The Thermodesulfobacteriota bacterium genome includes the window GGCCCGACCGGACCCGAGCCGATGCCGATGTCGAAGCCGGAGCGGCGCCGGGCCTCCGGAGAGGGGGCGGGGGCGGCGGTGGGGGGGGCGGCGGCGACGGCGGGGGCCGGCTGGGAAGGCGCGGCCTGCTTTGCGGCCTCGGGGCCCAGGCCCGCCACGGCCCGTTCCCGGATGGCGTCGAGACCCGCCCGGAGCCGCTCCTGGGCCTTGCGGTCGCGCTCCACCAGGAGGGCGTTCTTCCGCTCGATCTTCCAGCGCCGGTACTCGGCGTCGTCTTCCAGCACGATGAAGCTCGTGTACTCGGTGGCGATGGAGTGGGCCTCCCCCAGGCGCACCACCTCGTCCACTACCGCCTGACGCGACCCGCCGCGGTCGGCCTCGCGAAGCAGGCGGTCGATGCGGTGCCAGGCCCACATGCGCTCCAGCTCGGGGTTGTCCCGCTCTTCCCCCGGGAGCTCCAGGGTCGCGGAGCGCTCCAGCCGGACGCCGCGGATCTCGCCGGTGAGCGTCACCCGGGGGGAGCCGCCCTTGGGGTAGCGGCCGTACACCCGCACCGGAGCCCCGTGGTAGAGGCTGGGGAGCACCGGGGGCTCGAGATCGGTCACCTCGACCCCCTCGAACGCGAGCGCCAGCCCCGTGGCCACGGGGTGCTGGAGCTTGCGGCGGAAGGCCCGGGCCTGGCGGGCGAAGTCGTCCCCGGGGGAGAGAAAGGCCGCCAGCCCCCCGGAGTCCCGGGCGAGCTGTTCGAGGAGGGGGCGGTTCACGTCGTTTCCGACGCCGATGCAGAAGACCCGGGTGTTGCCCGGCCGGGTGCGGATGAGCTCGGCCAGGGCGGTGCGCTCGCGCTGCTCGGTGAGCCCGTCGCTCAGGACCACCACGTTGAGGGTCCGGTCGGCGTCCCGGTACTTGTAGGCCGTGGTGAGGGCAGGGTTGAGCACCGTGCCGCCCCGGGCCTGCTGGCCGGCCAGGAACGCCTCGGCCCGGGCGAGGCTCGCGGGCCCGGCGGCCTCGAGCCGGTTGAAGAGGGTCGCCGGCTGCACGTTGAAGGCCAGGAGCTCGAAGCGGTCCTTCTCTCCCAGCTCCCGGAGGAACGCCCCCACCGAGTCCTTGGAGAGCAGGAGCTTGCCCCCGTCCCCCATGCTCCCGGAGACGTCCAGCAGGAAGACATAGTCCATGCCCTCGTCCAGGGCCGCGGCGTCCTCCCCGGCCGTGAGGGTGAGGCAGAAGGTGCCGTCGGCCGGCCCCTCCCGGTGGGCGAGGAGGTCGATCCCCGTGCGGGGGCGCGCCAGCCGGTAGGCCACCACCACGTCCCGGTCCAGGTTCGTGCCGGCCACCCGCTCCAGGCTCGCCTGCCAGAAGTGCTCCGAGTGCCGCGCCGCCACCACCTCGGCCCCGTGGCTGGGGCTCTCCAGAGCGACGATGGGCACCGGGGACTTGGCGTCCAGGGTCAAGGCGAAGCGCCCCGAGGTGCGGGCGTCGGCCCCGGACCGGGTCGCGGTGGCAAGGGGGTAGACGTAGGTGGCCCAGTCGTGGTCCGCGTCGAGCTCCTGGTAGTAGGTGATCTGGATGCGCTGTTCGGCCTGGGGACCGATGGGGAAGACCCGCATCTCGAAGGTCCGGTAGTCCACCTGCTCCAGCAGGCCGGGGTCGCGGCGGGTCTGCTTGTAGCTCTCGTAGATCTGGCGGGCGCGCTCCTTCTCGAGCACCTCGCCGACCATCTCCACGCCGTTGATCCACATGCTGAAGTTCGAGACCGAGGCCCCCCGGGGCACGGGGAAGGTGTACAGGGCCTCCACCTGCCGGCGCTCGGTGTTGCGGAAGATCTGGTTTACCGTGGTCACCGCGACCCCGTTGTTCACCGTGACCGAGACCTCGTGGTCCACGATCTCCAGCACGCCGCCGAAGCCGCCGTCGGCGACCAGGAGGCCCGCGGCCCGGGCGGGGCTAGTGGCCGCGGCGCCCATCTGCAGGGCCAGGACCGTGAGGGCCCCGGCCCACCAGCAAAACGGGGACCGGTGCCTTCGGGGTGGGGTGGACGGTGTGCGTCGGTCTCTCTCGGGGCTTTGCATGGCACCCTCCTTTGCTGCGGGTTGGGGTTGCCTCCTCCCCATCGCAAGGGGCGTGCCCCCCGTCGGCGAGGACCGCAACGGCGCGCCGGCGCTGCACTTTCGCGCCGCACGGGGAGAGCGCCTCGGCCTCCTCCGTTGACATCTGGTGCAGGGCGCCCGTACATTGCGTGCATGGCACCCCTGACGGCTCCCGACCGCGACTTCTTCCGCCTGGTCTCCCGGGCGGCCTTCGTGAACCCCTTCAGCCGGGAGCGCGAAGAGCTCGACCGGGCCATCGCCGGGTGGGTGGGGGAGGGGCCGCCGGAGGCCGTGCTGGCCCGGGCCGTCCGGACGGTAGGGGAGCGGGTGGCGGCGCTGGAGGAGAAGGGGCCCCTGCGCCCGGGCGCCTTCGGGGCCGAGGACGGTCCCCTGGTGGAGGCGGCGGTCCTCTTCGACGCCTTCCACCGACACGTGGCGGACCTGGACGGCCTCATCCGCGACCAACTCGCCGGGGGCGAGACCCCCTGCGCCGTGCCCTTTGCCCGGGACGCCCTGGGGCTCCTCACCCGCCGGGGCATTGCGGCCCCCGAAGCCCGCCGCACCTTCGCCTTCTTCTACCAGCTCCGGCGCGCCTTCTACTTCATCGACCGGAGCCTGGTGGGCCGGTGCGCCTCCATGGGGGAGCTGCGCCGGCATCTCTGGAACGACGTGTTCACCGCCGACACCGGGTGGTACGGCCGGCGCCTCTGGGACCGGATGGAGGACTTCTCCACGCTGCTCCT containing:
- a CDS encoding VIT and VWA domain-containing protein, coding for MQSPERDRRTPSTPPRRHRSPFCWWAGALTVLALQMGAAATSPARAAGLLVADGGFGGVLEIVDHEVSVTVNNGVAVTTVNQIFRNTERRQVEALYTFPVPRGASVSNFSMWINGVEMVGEVLEKERARQIYESYKQTRRDPGLLEQVDYRTFEMRVFPIGPQAEQRIQITYYQELDADHDWATYVYPLATATRSGADARTSGRFALTLDAKSPVPIVALESPSHGAEVVAARHSEHFWQASLERVAGTNLDRDVVVAYRLARPRTGIDLLAHREGPADGTFCLTLTAGEDAAALDEGMDYVFLLDVSGSMGDGGKLLLSKDSVGAFLRELGEKDRFELLAFNVQPATLFNRLEAAGPASLARAEAFLAGQQARGGTVLNPALTTAYKYRDADRTLNVVVLSDGLTEQRERTALAELIRTRPGNTRVFCIGVGNDVNRPLLEQLARDSGGLAAFLSPGDDFARQARAFRRKLQHPVATGLALAFEGVEVTDLEPPVLPSLYHGAPVRVYGRYPKGGSPRVTLTGEIRGVRLERSATLELPGEERDNPELERMWAWHRIDRLLREADRGGSRQAVVDEVVRLGEAHSIATEYTSFIVLEDDAEYRRWKIERKNALLVERDRKAQERLRAGLDAIRERAVAGLGPEAAKQAAPSQPAPAVAAAPPTAAPAPSPEARRRSGFDIGIGSGPVGPLFVGLAAWLARRRKKERG